Proteins from a genomic interval of uncultured Fibrobacter sp.:
- a CDS encoding pyridoxamine 5'-phosphate oxidase family protein, with protein MFSAGAKFCIWLLISNGNPYAVPVNFGFIVRESDGQKKLSIYIHGAGEGKKLDAIKANPQVSFCAETSVETSGPENASEDACKWTCFYESIIGFGTASLVEDSKERTAGLDSIMLHNGYKIPHGIKTIAYSAMALSHTAVIKIEIDEITGKRHLK; from the coding sequence CAGCCGGTGCAAAGTTCTGCATTTGGCTTTTAATCAGCAACGGCAATCCTTACGCCGTGCCGGTCAATTTCGGCTTTATCGTTCGCGAAAGCGATGGACAAAAGAAACTCTCCATCTACATCCACGGAGCGGGCGAAGGCAAGAAACTCGACGCCATCAAGGCGAACCCGCAAGTGAGTTTCTGCGCCGAAACATCTGTCGAAACAAGCGGCCCTGAAAACGCTTCAGAAGACGCCTGCAAATGGACATGCTTCTACGAAAGCATCATCGGATTTGGAACGGCTTCGCTAGTCGAAGATTCTAAGGAACGCACCGCAGGGCTTGACAGCATTATGCTCCACAACGGCTACAAAATACCGCACGGCATCAAGACCATCGCCTACAGCGCCATGGCGCTCTCCCACACCGCCGTCATCAAAATCGAAATTGACGAAATCACCGGAAAGCGGCATTTGAAATGA